A genomic stretch from Clavelina lepadiformis chromosome 5, kaClaLepa1.1, whole genome shotgun sequence includes:
- the LOC143460047 gene encoding protein unc-93 homolog A-like isoform X1 codes for MDSAKIQKDFVVFLVAVMLTTAGYKAVFPLASSLNASEAVGTISIAVGYLLSIIAILLFPILESAFSLKKIIIVALAFYILFILGNCSATIFTLLPAGLLFGTAEGLFWTAGPFISVNFALSKTKGRLSDFVKQRSRFTGYFFASANVGSILGSGISFLFLFVDKTLSGKGNFTRNQDFSFCGANDCQDPNITLANIDQYTPAYPATRYSLIGFLALLEVIAICLLLVYLPKNINQNIDPLEGIENPTNTASLQPSKLICRTTIDRQQVNRQKFPQVLKASLLHTFKLLIKKKHILVMLLPMYEGMLNGFFFADMTRAFVSCVLGVDKVGIVVIVYAAANSISSYLAGQLAGKYGRNFPFLYAFLLHIATFALCLYLKITPDTSWTVYITALLIGANEGVWLTLTNEMYGSYFQKQGKYAYVAWTLMALCGMTIQLSLNRILCVRQKIYLLIAVLPVALISYGASYYIYVRRKLKSTSTDEHKMTAIDMDGNQVSQVLL; via the exons ATGGATTCGGCAAAAATACAAAAGGATTTTGTTGTATTCCTTGTTGCTGTAATGTTGACGACTGCGGGCTACAAAGCTGTATTTCCACTTGCGTCCAGTTTAAATGCTTCCGAAGCTGTTG GCACAATCTCGATCGCAGTTGGCTATTTGCTGTCAATCATAGCGATTCTCTTATTTCCAATTCTTGAAAGTGCGTTTAGCCTCAAGAAAATCATTATTGTCGCACTGGCATTTTATATACTCTTTATACTGGGGAATTGTTCTGCAA CTATATTCACTTTGCTCCCGGCTGGGTTGCTGTTTGGTACGGCGGAAGGTTTATTCTGGACAGCTGGGCCGTTCATTTCAGTAAACTTCGCACTCTCGAAGACAAAAGGGAGATTAAGTGACTTCGTTAAACAAAGGAGTCGCTTCACCGGATATTTCTTTGCAAGTGCTAATGTAGGATCT ATTTTGGGCAGTGGTATCAGTTTCTTGTTCCTCTTTGTGGATAAAACTTTGTCTGGAAAAGGAAATTTCACCAGAAACCAAGATTTTTCTTTCTGTGGAGCAAATGACTGTCAAGACCCGAACATAACTCTTGCTAATATTGATCAATACACCCCAGCCTATCCTGCCACGCGATATAGTCTGATTGGATTTTTAGCTCTGTTAGAAGTTATAGCTATATGTTTACTGCTTGTGTATTTACCCAAGAATAttaatcaaaatattgatCCGCTAGAGGGCATCGAGAACCCAACAAACACAGCGAGTTTGCAACcttcaaaattaatttgtcGAACAACGATTGACAGGCAACAG GTAAACCGTCAAAAATTTCCACAAGTGCTGAAGGCTTCCCTTCTGCACACCTTTAAATTactaataaaaaagaaacacatctTGGTGATGTTGCTTCCGATGTATGAGGGGATGTTGAACggatttttctttgcagacaTGACCCGTGCTTTTGTGTCATGCGTTTTAGGCGTGGACAAA GTTGGCATAGTTGTTATCGTTTATGCAGCCGCGAACAGCATTTCATCATATCTCGCTGGACAATTAGCTGGAAAATACGGCAGAAATTTTCCTTTTCTATACGCGTTTCTGCTCCACATAGCAACCTTTGCCTTGTGTTTGTACCTGAAGATTACCCCAGACACTTCCTGGACAGTCTACATTACAGCGTTGCTGATTGGTGCAAATGAAGGGGTGTGGCTAACTTTGACAAATG aaATGTATgggagttattttcaaaaacaaggCAAATATGCTTACGTCGCATGGACCTTGATGGCTCTATGTGGGATGACGATACAACTTTCGTTGAACCGAATTCTCTGCGTGCGACAGAAAATCTACTTGTTGATTGCTGTGTTGCCAGTCGCACTGATTTCATACG GTGCATCCTATTACATTTATGTGCGGCGTAAACTGAAATCAACTTCAACCGATGAACACAAAATGACTGCTATAGATATGGATGGCAACCAAGTTAgccaagttttgttgtaa
- the LOC143460047 gene encoding protein unc-93 homolog A-like isoform X2: MDSAKIQKDFVVFLVAVMLTTAGYKAVFPLASSLNASEAVGTISIAVGYLLSIIAILLFPILESAFSLKKIIIVALAFYILFILGNCSATIFTLLPAGLLFGTAEGLFWTAGPFISVNFALSKTKGRLSDFVKQRSRFTGYFFASANVGSILGSGISFLFLFVDKTLSGKGNFTRNQDFSFCGANDCQDPNITLANIDQYTPAYPATRYSLIGFLALLEVIAICLLLVYLPKNINQNIDPLEGIENPTNTASLQPSKLICRTTIDRQQVNRQKFPQVLKASLLHTFKLLIKKKHILVMLLPMYEGMLNGFFFADMTRAFVSCVLGVDKVGIVVIVYAAANSISSYLAGQLAGKYGRNFPFLYAFLLHIATFALCLYLKITPDTSWTVYITALLIGANEGVWLTLTNEMYGSYFQKQGKYAYVAWTLMALCGMTIQLSLNRILCVRQKIYLLIAVLPVALISYGASYYIYVRRKLKSTSTDEHKMTAIDMDGNQ, translated from the exons ATGGATTCGGCAAAAATACAAAAGGATTTTGTTGTATTCCTTGTTGCTGTAATGTTGACGACTGCGGGCTACAAAGCTGTATTTCCACTTGCGTCCAGTTTAAATGCTTCCGAAGCTGTTG GCACAATCTCGATCGCAGTTGGCTATTTGCTGTCAATCATAGCGATTCTCTTATTTCCAATTCTTGAAAGTGCGTTTAGCCTCAAGAAAATCATTATTGTCGCACTGGCATTTTATATACTCTTTATACTGGGGAATTGTTCTGCAA CTATATTCACTTTGCTCCCGGCTGGGTTGCTGTTTGGTACGGCGGAAGGTTTATTCTGGACAGCTGGGCCGTTCATTTCAGTAAACTTCGCACTCTCGAAGACAAAAGGGAGATTAAGTGACTTCGTTAAACAAAGGAGTCGCTTCACCGGATATTTCTTTGCAAGTGCTAATGTAGGATCT ATTTTGGGCAGTGGTATCAGTTTCTTGTTCCTCTTTGTGGATAAAACTTTGTCTGGAAAAGGAAATTTCACCAGAAACCAAGATTTTTCTTTCTGTGGAGCAAATGACTGTCAAGACCCGAACATAACTCTTGCTAATATTGATCAATACACCCCAGCCTATCCTGCCACGCGATATAGTCTGATTGGATTTTTAGCTCTGTTAGAAGTTATAGCTATATGTTTACTGCTTGTGTATTTACCCAAGAATAttaatcaaaatattgatCCGCTAGAGGGCATCGAGAACCCAACAAACACAGCGAGTTTGCAACcttcaaaattaatttgtcGAACAACGATTGACAGGCAACAG GTAAACCGTCAAAAATTTCCACAAGTGCTGAAGGCTTCCCTTCTGCACACCTTTAAATTactaataaaaaagaaacacatctTGGTGATGTTGCTTCCGATGTATGAGGGGATGTTGAACggatttttctttgcagacaTGACCCGTGCTTTTGTGTCATGCGTTTTAGGCGTGGACAAA GTTGGCATAGTTGTTATCGTTTATGCAGCCGCGAACAGCATTTCATCATATCTCGCTGGACAATTAGCTGGAAAATACGGCAGAAATTTTCCTTTTCTATACGCGTTTCTGCTCCACATAGCAACCTTTGCCTTGTGTTTGTACCTGAAGATTACCCCAGACACTTCCTGGACAGTCTACATTACAGCGTTGCTGATTGGTGCAAATGAAGGGGTGTGGCTAACTTTGACAAATG aaATGTATgggagttattttcaaaaacaaggCAAATATGCTTACGTCGCATGGACCTTGATGGCTCTATGTGGGATGACGATACAACTTTCGTTGAACCGAATTCTCTGCGTGCGACAGAAAATCTACTTGTTGATTGCTGTGTTGCCAGTCGCACTGATTTCATACG GTGCATCCTATTACATTTATGTGCGGCGTAAACTGAAATCAACTTCAACCGATGAACACAAAATGACTGCTATAGATATGGATGGCAACCAA taa